One Candidatus Binataceae bacterium genomic region harbors:
- a CDS encoding amidohydrolase family protein, which translates to MAEYDIQIKGGTIVDGTRVPRYRGDVWIKDGKVAQLGGRAPGFAKKVIDADGLIVAPGFIDLHTHYDAQIRWDPYCTISGWHGVTSLVLGNCGFGFAPCKPDFRDRSMLTMTRTEAIPYASMKAGINWDWETIPQYMDSLDRSPKGVNCIQYMPTASLMTYVMGLEAAKTRVATERERVEMARILDEGMDAGLCGFSIQRLGENSVQADFDGSPMVTDTMCDEDIFNLARVLRKRDEGFMEITQGTGDARRDLTFVEQLADESQRPILWQAIIPTRNNPEIHRRSMRFVERNRAKGRQIFGQAGTVRSGFAFTLENWNLYDTLPEWRVLTTGTKEEKIAKMQDPALRKAVIHANDNCDNNFKAIQAGVGGNPKHLIVQWVENNEALEKHVGKSLGQIGMEEGKHPIEAMLDIAVATDLKAEFLGPNRGFNADYMAEIINNSQFTFPGVSDGGAHTKFFTGGAFTTDFLRWLVRDEQKITLEEAHYRLSALPAHAAGFRDRGVLREGAAADVVVYDLKRLGVEPDWVGEIVHDLPGGEWRRVQHSTGYRSIIVNGVETFDEGKCTGATPGKLLRHGHA; encoded by the coding sequence ATGGCTGAATACGACATTCAAATCAAAGGCGGAACGATCGTCGACGGCACGCGCGTTCCGCGCTACCGCGGCGACGTCTGGATCAAGGACGGCAAAGTCGCGCAACTCGGCGGCCGCGCTCCGGGCTTCGCCAAGAAGGTCATCGACGCTGACGGCCTGATCGTCGCGCCGGGATTCATCGATCTGCATACGCATTACGACGCGCAGATTCGGTGGGACCCGTATTGCACGATCTCGGGATGGCACGGCGTGACATCGCTGGTGCTCGGCAACTGCGGCTTCGGCTTTGCCCCGTGCAAGCCGGATTTCCGCGACCGTTCGATGCTGACAATGACCCGCACCGAGGCGATTCCCTACGCCTCGATGAAGGCCGGCATCAACTGGGATTGGGAAACGATTCCGCAGTACATGGATTCGCTCGACCGCTCGCCCAAGGGCGTCAACTGCATCCAGTACATGCCGACCGCGTCGCTGATGACCTACGTCATGGGCCTCGAAGCGGCCAAGACGCGTGTCGCCACTGAGCGCGAGCGCGTTGAGATGGCGCGGATTCTCGACGAAGGCATGGACGCGGGCCTGTGCGGCTTTTCGATCCAGCGCCTCGGTGAGAACTCGGTGCAGGCGGACTTTGACGGTTCGCCGATGGTCACCGACACGATGTGCGACGAGGACATCTTCAATCTCGCGCGCGTTCTCAGAAAGCGCGACGAAGGTTTCATGGAAATTACGCAGGGCACAGGCGACGCGCGCCGCGACCTGACGTTCGTCGAGCAGCTCGCCGATGAATCGCAGCGCCCAATCCTGTGGCAGGCGATCATTCCGACGCGCAACAATCCTGAGATTCATCGCCGCAGCATGCGTTTCGTCGAGCGCAATCGCGCCAAGGGTCGGCAAATCTTCGGCCAGGCGGGAACGGTTCGCTCCGGCTTCGCCTTCACGCTCGAGAACTGGAACCTCTACGACACGCTGCCCGAATGGCGCGTGCTGACCACCGGCACCAAGGAAGAGAAGATCGCCAAGATGCAGGATCCCGCGCTGCGCAAAGCGGTGATCCACGCCAATGACAACTGCGACAACAACTTCAAGGCCATCCAGGCCGGCGTCGGCGGCAACCCCAAGCATCTCATCGTGCAGTGGGTAGAGAACAACGAGGCGCTCGAGAAACACGTCGGCAAGTCGCTCGGCCAGATCGGGATGGAAGAGGGCAAGCATCCGATCGAAGCGATGCTGGACATCGCGGTCGCGACCGATCTCAAGGCCGAGTTCCTGGGCCCCAACCGCGGTTTCAACGCCGACTACATGGCTGAGATCATCAATAACTCGCAGTTTACCTTCCCCGGCGTTTCCGACGGCGGTGCGCATACGAAATTCTTCACTGGCGGCGCGTTCACGACCGACTTCCTGCGCTGGCTGGTTCGTGATGAGCAGAAGATCACGCTCGAAGAAGCGCACTACCGCCTGTCGGCGCTGCCTGCGCATGCGGCCGGATTCCGCGATCGCGGCGTGCTGCGCGAAGGCGCGGCGGCCGATGTCGTCGTTTACGATCTGAAGCGCCTCGGCGTCGAGCCCGACTGGGTCGGCGAGATCGTCCACGATCTGCCGGGCGGCGAATGGCGTCGTGTGCAGCATTCGACCGGCTACCGCTCGATCATCGTGAACGGCGTCGAGACCTTCGATGAAGGCAAGTGCACGGGCGCAACCCCGGGCAAGCTCCTGCGCCACGGCCACGCCTGA
- a CDS encoding DUF917 domain-containing protein encodes MSYAITRRDIPALALGSAVLGTGGGGNSYYGQLAANRLLADDASVTVIGIDEMDPSSYAITSAAIGAPLVCLEKPPSLLALQSGFKSVRDALRGKVGAFFAVEIGGLQCMFPLLLAAQCGVPLLDGDSIGRAFPEVQMSTFAIYGTTRGLPSALSGDRGLLMAGMPDSGRERAPSDPPGIELERALRRVCADNGGLIYMTAAYDHESLSRTLIRGTISLSLKIGRAVEAARASHENPAAAICRVADGRRFIGGKIADVQRTFRGGHDWGSILIDGVDDDRARQAAIDFKNEYLILKVDNQVVLTVPDLITLVETDTGAPVSTEILRPGLRVTILGLPCSPLMRTERALRSVGPAAFGYDLPFVPLNPAS; translated from the coding sequence GTGAGCTACGCGATCACACGGCGGGACATTCCAGCTCTTGCGCTTGGCTCCGCTGTACTTGGTACGGGCGGCGGCGGAAATTCTTACTACGGACAGCTCGCTGCCAATCGCCTCCTTGCCGACGATGCGTCGGTAACGGTTATCGGTATCGACGAGATGGACCCGTCATCGTATGCAATTACTTCGGCGGCAATCGGCGCGCCGCTCGTATGTCTGGAGAAACCTCCCAGCCTGCTCGCGCTGCAAAGCGGGTTCAAGTCGGTGCGCGATGCTCTGCGGGGTAAAGTCGGCGCGTTTTTCGCCGTCGAGATCGGCGGCCTGCAGTGCATGTTTCCGCTGCTGCTCGCGGCGCAATGCGGCGTGCCGCTGCTCGATGGCGACAGCATCGGTCGCGCCTTTCCGGAAGTGCAGATGAGCACGTTTGCGATTTACGGCACGACCCGAGGCCTGCCTTCTGCGCTAAGCGGCGATCGCGGCCTCCTCATGGCTGGAATGCCGGACTCAGGCAGAGAGCGGGCGCCGTCGGATCCACCCGGCATCGAGCTCGAACGAGCATTGCGCCGCGTGTGCGCCGACAACGGCGGTCTGATTTACATGACAGCCGCATACGATCACGAATCGCTTAGCCGAACGCTGATCCGCGGAACGATTTCGCTTTCGCTCAAAATCGGGCGCGCAGTCGAAGCTGCACGCGCGAGCCACGAAAATCCCGCGGCCGCGATTTGCCGCGTCGCAGATGGCCGCCGTTTCATCGGCGGAAAGATCGCGGACGTGCAGCGCACATTTCGCGGCGGCCATGATTGGGGGAGCATCCTGATTGACGGCGTCGACGACGATCGCGCGCGCCAGGCCGCGATCGACTTCAAAAACGAATACCTCATCCTGAAAGTTGACAACCAGGTTGTGCTAACTGTGCCCGACTTGATCACGCTGGTCGAAACCGACACCGGCGCTCCCGTCAGCACCGAGATTCTGCGCCCCGGCTTGCGCGTAACGATCCTCGGCCTGCCGTGCTCACCCCTGATGCGCACCGAACGCGCGCTGCGCTCGGTCGGCCCGGCAGCATTCGGCTACGATCTCCCCTTCGTGCCACTCAATCCAGCGAGCTAG
- a CDS encoding ribose-phosphate pyrophosphokinase gives MRFAPPFSFQLGGKGEMKRNKELADGIVIFGGSGSPKLTRKICKYLNTQQGAGEVLRFSDGNLFVRVKENVRGRDVYVVQSTVFPTNDNFMELLFWIDALKRASANSVTVVMPYFSYAKGDKKDEPRVSIRGRVCADAIAVAGADRVVTMDLHAPQIQGFFHIPVDDLYALPVLAREIQRRKLPDLVVVSPDTGFAKQARKYASLLGTSIAIADKERKAHDERAQVLEIIGEVRGKTALLVDDFTISTGTLVDAAEKLVERGATAVYAAVSHGVFGAGSMERLERSPIQRLIVTDSIETQPVILSPKVEVVSVAPLFGEAIRRIHDRESISVLLPK, from the coding sequence GTGCGATTCGCACCGCCCTTTTCTTTTCAGTTAGGTGGGAAGGGAGAGATGAAACGAAATAAAGAACTCGCGGATGGCATCGTCATCTTTGGCGGCAGCGGCAGTCCCAAGCTGACCCGGAAGATTTGTAAGTACCTGAACACACAGCAGGGGGCCGGAGAGGTATTGCGGTTCTCGGATGGCAATCTGTTTGTGCGGGTCAAGGAAAACGTGCGCGGGCGCGACGTCTATGTCGTTCAATCAACGGTCTTTCCCACCAACGACAATTTCATGGAACTGCTCTTCTGGATCGATGCGTTGAAGCGCGCGAGTGCGAACTCGGTGACCGTCGTGATGCCCTATTTCAGTTATGCAAAGGGTGACAAGAAGGACGAACCGAGGGTTTCAATTCGCGGCCGTGTCTGCGCTGACGCGATCGCGGTGGCGGGAGCCGATCGCGTGGTGACGATGGACTTGCACGCACCTCAGATCCAGGGCTTCTTCCACATTCCGGTCGACGATCTGTACGCGCTGCCGGTGCTCGCTAGGGAGATTCAACGGAGGAAGTTGCCGGACCTCGTTGTCGTCTCGCCTGACACCGGCTTCGCAAAGCAGGCCCGCAAGTATGCATCGCTGCTTGGCACCTCGATCGCGATCGCGGACAAAGAACGCAAGGCGCACGATGAACGTGCCCAGGTCCTCGAGATCATCGGCGAGGTGCGGGGAAAGACAGCTCTCCTGGTCGATGACTTCACGATCTCAACCGGCACGCTGGTCGATGCGGCGGAGAAGCTCGTCGAGCGAGGCGCAACAGCAGTCTACGCGGCGGTGTCTCACGGGGTGTTCGGCGCAGGCTCAATGGAGCGGCTGGAACGCAGTCCTATTCAACGTCTGATAGTGACAGACTCGATCGAAACCCAACCGGTGATCCTTTCACCCAAAGTCGAGGTCGTCTCAGTCGCGCCGCTCTTTGGCGAAGCGATCCGCCGTATCCATGACAGAGAAAGCATCAGCGTGCTCTTGCCGAAGTGA